A stretch of DNA from Streptococcus sp. NPS 308:
TGATACAAACGGTGTGCGTGTCGTTGTCGATGCCAAGGTTGTGGACAAGGATGTCAAACTCCCAGAAGAGCGCAAGACAAGTACTGAAGCCCTTGAAGCTGATACTCTTGCGGTACTATCTGACCTCAACCATGCGAGTCAAAAAGGTTTGCAGACCATCTTTGACTGCTCGGTCGGTCGTTCTACGGTCAATCACCCACTTGGCGGTCGTTACCAATTGACACCGACTGAGGCTTCTGTGCAGAAATTGCCAGTTCAACACGGTGTGACTCATACTGCGTCTGTTATGGCCCAAGGCTTTAACCCTTATATAGCAGAGTGGTCTCCATATCATGGAGCTGCTTATGCGGTCATCGAAGCAACTGCTCGTTTGGTTGCTACTGGTGCAAACTGGTCCAAGGCTCGATTCTCTTACCAAGAGTACTTCGAGCGGATGGACAAACAAGCTGAGCGTTTTGGTCAGCCGGTAGCGGCTCTTCTAGGTTCTATCGAAGCACAAATCCAGCTTGGTTTGCCATCTATCGGTGGTAAGGATTCTATGTCTGGTACCTTTGAAGAATTGACCGTACCACCAACCTTGGTCGCTTTTGGAGTTACGACAGCAGATAGCCGTAAGGTGCTCTCCCCTGAGTTCAAGACTGCTGGTGAAAATATCTATTACATCCCAGGTCAAGCTTTGGCACAAGAAATTGACTTTGATCTTATCAAGTCTAACTTTGCTAAGTTTGAAGCCATCCAAGCTGACCACAAAGTGACATCTGCATCAGCTGTCAAATACGGTGGTGTCCTTGAAAGCTTGGCTCTTGCTACTTTTGGGAACCATATCGGTGCAGAGGTGACCTTGTCTGAACTTGAAACAGCCTTGACAGCTCAATTAGGCGGATTTGTCTTCACATCTCCTGAAGAAATCGCTGGAGTGGAGAAAATCGGTCAAACAAGCGTAGACTTTACACTGACTGTCAATGGTGTGAAGCTAGATGGACAGAAACTTGACAGTGCCTTCCAAGGCAAACTGGAAGAAGTTTACCCAACTGAATTTGCCCAAGCCAAAGAACTGGAAGAAGTTCCAGCTGTCGCTTCTAACGCAGTCATCAAAGCTAAAGAAACTATCGAAAAACCAGTGGTTTACATCCCAGTCTTCCCAGGAACCAACTCGGAATATGATTCAGCCAAGGCATTTGAAAAAGAAGGTGCAGAGGTTAACTTGGTGCCATTCGTGACCTTGAATGAAAAGGCTATTGTCAAGTCGGTTGAAACCATGGTTGACAACATTGGTAAGGCTAATATCCTTTTCTTCGCGGGTGGTTTCTCAGCTGCAGATGAGCCAGATGGATCAGCTAAGTTTATCGTCAACATCCTGCTTAATGAAAAAGTGCGTGTAGCTATTGATAACTTTATCGCTCGAGGTGGTTTGATTATTGGTATCTGTAATGGATTCCAAGCCCTCGTTAAATCAGGTCTTCTTCCATACGGGAACTTTGAGGATGCTACTAGTACTAGCCCAACCCTTTTCTACAATGATGCCAACCAGCACGTGGCCAAGATGGTGGAAACTCGGATTGCTAATACCAACTCGCCATGGTTGACTGGGGTGCAAGTGGGTGATATCCATGCCATCCCAGTGTCGCACGGTGAAGGGAAGTTTGTTGTGACGGCTGAGGAATTTGCTGAACTCCGAGACAATGGACAAATTTTCAGTCAATATGTAGACTTTGACGGCAAACCAAGTATGGATTCTAAGTACAATCCAAATGGTTCTGTAAATGCCATCGAAGGAATTACCAGCAAGAATGGTCAAATCATTGGGAAGATGGGACACTCAGAACGTTATGAAGACGGTCTCTTCCAAAATATTCCAGGGAATAAAGATCAATATCTCTTTGCATCAGCAGTTAAATACTTTACTGGAAAATAAGACTTACAGATTTTCTAATAGATAGTATCCGTAATGTAAAAGTCATGTAGATTTAGCTCTTGGTGATTGCAAAAGGTTTGTTTTGCGAGTGAAACGAGCTTCTACCGTATCATTCGGCTCTACTAAAGGAATGATACACAAATAAAAATTAGGTATAAAAAATGACATACGAAGTAAAATCTCTTAATGAAGAATGTGGTGTTTTCGGTATCTGGGGGCATCCAGATGCTGCTAAATTGACCTATTTTGGGCTCCACAGTCTTCAGCACCGTGGTCAGGAGGGGGCAGGAATCCTCTCCAATGATCAGGGGCAATTGAAGCGTCATCGTGATATGGGGCTTTTATCAGAAGTGTTTAGAAATCCAGCTAATTTGGATAAACTGACTGGAACGAGCGCGATTGGGCATGTTCGTTATGCGACTGCTGGCGAAGCTTCTGTAGATAATATCCAGCCCTTCCTCTTCCGCTTTCACGATATGCAGTTTGGACTTGCTCATAACGGAAACTTGACCAATGCCGAATCGCTCAAGAAAGAATTGGAACAAAGAGGAGCTATTTTCAGTTCAACTTCGGACTCGGAAATCTTGGCTCACCTCATTCGTCGAAGTCACAATCCGAACTTGATGGGCAAAATCAAAGAGGCGCTCAGCCTTGTCAAAGGTGGCTTTGCTTATATCCTGCTGTTTGAGGACAAGTTGATTGCTGCGCTTGATCCTAATGGTTTCCGTCCGCTTTCTATCGGAAAAATGGCAAACGGAGCGGTAGTGGTTTCGTCTGAAACCTGTGCCTTTGAAGTCATTGGTGCTGAGTGGATTCGTGATGTAAAACCAGGGGAAATTGTGATTGTGGATGACAATGGTATCCAGTACGATAGTTATACGAATGATACCCAGTTGGCGATTTGCTCTATGGAGTATATCTATTTTGCTCGCCCTGACTCTAACATCCATGGAATCAATGTCCATACAGCTCGCAAACGTATGGGCGCCCAATTAGCGCGTGAATTCAAATATGAGGCGGATATTGTGGTCGGTGTACCCAATTCTTCACTAAGCGCAGCCATGGGATTTGCGGAAGAATCTGGTCTGCCAAATGAAATGGGGCTGATCAAAAACCAATATACCCAACGCACCTTTATCCAACCGACTCAAGAATTGCGAGAGCAAGGTGTGCGGATGAAGCTATCAGCCGTTTCGGGCGTTGTCAAAGGCAAACGTGTGGTGATGATTGATGATTCCATTGTTCGTGGGACAACCTCTCGCCGCATCGTTCAGCTCTTGAAGGAAGCAGGTGCGTCTGAAGTTCACGTTGCTATTGGGAGCCCTGCGCTAGCTTATCCATGTTTCTATGGGATTGATATCCAGACGCGTCAGGAGTTGATTGCGGCCAATCATACAGTCGAAGAGACTCGCCAAATCATTGGTGCGGATAGCCTGACCTATCTTTCGATTGATGGCTTGATTAATTCTATTGGCATCGAAACAGATGCGCCAAACGGTGGTCTCTGTGTCGCTTACTTTGACGGCGACTACCCAACTCCTCTCTACGACTATGAAGAAGAATATCGTAGGAGCTTGGGGGATAAGACCAGTTTTTACAAATAGACGGATAAAGACTCTCCATGAAAGGAAAGGAAGAGAAGATGACAAATAAAAATGCTTATGCCCAGTCAGGTGTAGATGTTGAAGCGGGTTATGAAGTTGTTGAACGCATCAAAAAACACGTAGCACGTACAGAGCGTGCGGGTGTTATGGGAGCTCTTGGTGGCTTTGGTGGCATGTTTGACCTTTCAAAGACAGGGGTAAAAGAGCCTGTCTTGATCTCAGGGACTGACGGTGTCGGAACCAAGCTCATGCTGGCTATCAAGTACGACAAGCATGACACGATTGGGCAGGACTGTGTAGCCATGTGTGTCAATGATATCATCGCTGCAGGTGCGGAGCCCCTCTATTTCCTCGACTATGTGGCGACAGGGAAGAATGAACCAGCTAAGCTAGAACAAGTCGTTGCTGGTGTGGCAGAAGGCTGTGTGCAGGCAGGCGCAGCCCTCATCGGTGGGGAAACAGCTGAAATGCCTGGTATGTATGGCGCAGATGACTATGACTTGGCTGGTTTTGCGGTCGGCGTGGCTGAAAAATCACAAATCATCGATGGGTCAAAAGTAGCAGAGGGAGATGTTCTTCTCGGACTTGCTTCAAGTGGGATTCACTCAAATGGTTACTCACTCGTCCGTCGTGTCTTTGCGGACTACACAGGTGAGGAAGTTTTGCCAGAATTGGAAGGCAAGAAACTCAAAGAAGTCCTTCTTGAGCCGACTCGTATCTATGTCAAGGCTGTCTTGCCACTCATCAAGGAAGGCTTGGTAAATGGGATTGCCCACATCACAGGTGGTGGATTTATCGAAAATGTCCCTCGTATGTTTGCGGATGACCTGGCTGCTGAGATTGAGGAAAACAAAGTTCCAGTGCTTCCGATTTTCAAAGCCCTTGAAAAATACGGTGAAATTAAGCACGAAGAAATGTTTGAAATCTTCAATATGGGTGTAGGTCTCATGCTGGCAGTCAAGCTTGAAAATGTAGCCCGTGTCAAGGAATTGTTGGATGAACCAGTCTATGAAATTGGTCGCATCGTCAAGAAAGAAAACGAAAGTGTCATCATCAAATGAAAAAAATAGCGGTTTTTGCCTCTGGTAATGGCTCAAATTTTCAGGTGATTGCTGAAGAATTTCCGGTGGAGTTTGTCTTTTCAGACCATCGTGATGCCTATGTGCTCGA
This window harbors:
- a CDS encoding phosphoribosylformylglycinamidine synthase, producing MNKRIFVEKKADFQVKSESLVRELQHNLGLSTLKSIRIVQVYDVFDLAEDLFAAAEKHIFSEQVTDHVLDEAVVQADLANYAFFAIESLPGQFDQRAASSQEALLLLGSSSDVTVNTAQLYLVNNDIDATELEAVKNYLLNPVDSRFKDITTGIAKQEFSESDKTIPKLTFFESYTAEDFARYKAEQGMAMEVDDLLFIQDYFKSIGRVPTETELKVLDTYWSDHCRHTTFETELKQIDFSASKFQKQLQVTYDKYIAMREELGRSEKPQTLMDMATIFGRYERANGRLDDMEVSDEINACSVEIEVDVDGVKEPWLLMFKNETHNHPTEIEPFGGAATCIGGAIRDPLSGRSYVYQAMRISGAGDITAPISETRAGKLPQQVISKTAAHGYSSYGNQIGLATTYVREYFHPGFVAKRMELGAVVGAAPKENVVREKPEAGDVIILLGGKTGRDGVGGATGSSKVQTVESVETAGAEVQKGNAIEERKIQRLFRNGAVTRLIKKSNDFGAGGVCVAIGELADGLEIDLNKVPLKYQGLNGTEIAISESQERMAVVVRPEDVDAFVAECNKENIDAVVVATVTEKPNLVMYWNGETIVDLERRFLDTNGVRVVVDAKVVDKDVKLPEERKTSTEALEADTLAVLSDLNHASQKGLQTIFDCSVGRSTVNHPLGGRYQLTPTEASVQKLPVQHGVTHTASVMAQGFNPYIAEWSPYHGAAYAVIEATARLVATGANWSKARFSYQEYFERMDKQAERFGQPVAALLGSIEAQIQLGLPSIGGKDSMSGTFEELTVPPTLVAFGVTTADSRKVLSPEFKTAGENIYYIPGQALAQEIDFDLIKSNFAKFEAIQADHKVTSASAVKYGGVLESLALATFGNHIGAEVTLSELETALTAQLGGFVFTSPEEIAGVEKIGQTSVDFTLTVNGVKLDGQKLDSAFQGKLEEVYPTEFAQAKELEEVPAVASNAVIKAKETIEKPVVYIPVFPGTNSEYDSAKAFEKEGAEVNLVPFVTLNEKAIVKSVETMVDNIGKANILFFAGGFSAADEPDGSAKFIVNILLNEKVRVAIDNFIARGGLIIGICNGFQALVKSGLLPYGNFEDATSTSPTLFYNDANQHVAKMVETRIANTNSPWLTGVQVGDIHAIPVSHGEGKFVVTAEEFAELRDNGQIFSQYVDFDGKPSMDSKYNPNGSVNAIEGITSKNGQIIGKMGHSERYEDGLFQNIPGNKDQYLFASAVKYFTGK
- the purF gene encoding amidophosphoribosyltransferase, with translation MTYEVKSLNEECGVFGIWGHPDAAKLTYFGLHSLQHRGQEGAGILSNDQGQLKRHRDMGLLSEVFRNPANLDKLTGTSAIGHVRYATAGEASVDNIQPFLFRFHDMQFGLAHNGNLTNAESLKKELEQRGAIFSSTSDSEILAHLIRRSHNPNLMGKIKEALSLVKGGFAYILLFEDKLIAALDPNGFRPLSIGKMANGAVVVSSETCAFEVIGAEWIRDVKPGEIVIVDDNGIQYDSYTNDTQLAICSMEYIYFARPDSNIHGINVHTARKRMGAQLAREFKYEADIVVGVPNSSLSAAMGFAEESGLPNEMGLIKNQYTQRTFIQPTQELREQGVRMKLSAVSGVVKGKRVVMIDDSIVRGTTSRRIVQLLKEAGASEVHVAIGSPALAYPCFYGIDIQTRQELIAANHTVEETRQIIGADSLTYLSIDGLINSIGIETDAPNGGLCVAYFDGDYPTPLYDYEEEYRRSLGDKTSFYK
- the purM gene encoding phosphoribosylformylglycinamidine cyclo-ligase, translated to MTNKNAYAQSGVDVEAGYEVVERIKKHVARTERAGVMGALGGFGGMFDLSKTGVKEPVLISGTDGVGTKLMLAIKYDKHDTIGQDCVAMCVNDIIAAGAEPLYFLDYVATGKNEPAKLEQVVAGVAEGCVQAGAALIGGETAEMPGMYGADDYDLAGFAVGVAEKSQIIDGSKVAEGDVLLGLASSGIHSNGYSLVRRVFADYTGEEVLPELEGKKLKEVLLEPTRIYVKAVLPLIKEGLVNGIAHITGGGFIENVPRMFADDLAAEIEENKVPVLPIFKALEKYGEIKHEEMFEIFNMGVGLMLAVKLENVARVKELLDEPVYEIGRIVKKENESVIIK